From Rutidosis leptorrhynchoides isolate AG116_Rl617_1_P2 chromosome 3, CSIRO_AGI_Rlap_v1, whole genome shotgun sequence, a single genomic window includes:
- the LOC139902349 gene encoding uncharacterized protein yields the protein MKILSLNVRGFGVAGKFSWVKNLCFSEKPDIVAFQETKCRNLNDFWVHQLWGRSDVGYVQKDAIGNSGGLLVIWDNNRFKVNCVVGGDFFLAIRGNWVGFGHDTILVNAYGPHSDVDKKKMWEDLDKLMAGVDSRWVLCGDFNEVRDHRDRLNCVFHEARARRFNEFITRNNLIKIPINGRKFTRISDDGTKFSKLDRFLVSDSFINLWNDLSINVLDRMESDHCPLIFRDDIADFGPKPFKIFDEWLNKDGVDKVIVEGWNKEVRGYRKDSMFRDKLKNVKSELRSWSKKEFGNLDDEINSLKNTALSWEVKAKNGTLSENERLCWLESRKNWIAKEKVKIGMLRQKARIQWTLDGDENSNFFSLNYEKEV from the coding sequence ATGAAGATTCTCTCTTTAAATGTTCGAGGTTTTGGGGTTGCGGGTAAATTTAGTTGGGTTAAGAACTTATGTTTTAGTGAGAAACCGGATATTGTAGCGTTCCAAGAAACGAAGTGTAGAAATCTCAATGATTTTTGGGTTCACCAATTATGGGGTCGTAGTGATGTAGGATATGTTCAAAAAGACGCTATCGGGAATTCGGGTGGGTTGTTAGTTATTTGGGATAATAATCGTTTCAAGGTCAATTGTGTTGTTGGTGGTGACTTTTTCTTAGCAATTAGGGGTAATTGGGTTGGGTTTGGACATGATACTATTCTCGTCAACGCATACGGTCCTCATAGTGATGTTGATAAAAAGAAAATGTGGGAAGATCTTGACAAGCTTATGGCGGGGGTAGACTCGAGGTGGGTTCTATGTGGTGATTTTAACGAAGTACGTGACCATAGGGATAGGCTTAATTGTGTGTTTCATGAAGCTAGAGCTAGAAGGTTCAACGAATTTATTACTAGGAACAATCTAATTAAGATACCAATCAACGGGAGGAAATTTACTCGAATTAGTGACGACGGCACCAAGTTTAGCAAACTTGATCGATTCCTTGTATCGGATAGTTTCATCAATCTATGGAATGATCTCTCCATTAATGTTCTTGATAGAATGGAATCGGATCATTGTCCTTTGATCTTTCGTGATGATATAGCCGACTTTGGTCCGAAACCCTTTAAAATTTTTGATGAATGGTTAAACAAAGATGGGGTTGATAAAGTTATTGTGGAGGGATGGAATAAGGAGGTTCGGGGGTATAGGAAAGATAGTATGTTTCGTGACAAGCTTAAAAATGTTAAATCCGAGCTAAGAAGTTGGAGTAAGAAAGAATTTGGCAACCTTGATGATGAAATAAATTCGTTAAAAAATACTGCATTAAGTTGGGAAGTAAAAGCGAAAAATGGAACTCTATCGGAGAATGAGCGATTGTGTTGGCTTGAATCCCGAAAGAATTGGATTGCAAAAGAAAAAGTTAAGATAGGTATGTTAAGACAAAAGGCGCGCATCCAGTGGACACTTGATGGTGATGAGAACTCCAATTTTTTTTCACTCAACTATGAAAAGGAAGTATAA
- the LOC139899024 gene encoding ABC transporter G family member 31-like: MAASNGSEYFDVESGHNTFSFSRRSNADDIEQAALLWAAIEQYPIDQRNKLALLKRSTTGSTSRTERLETVDVTKLNRRNRSLIVKKALATSDQDNSKLLAAIKERFDRVGLEVPKVEVRFEKLNIEADVLVGSRALPTLINYIRNVFERLLTTLRISHPRRHRITILKDVSGSIKPGRMTLLLGPPGSGKSTLLLALAGKLDTSLKQSGKITYNGHELHEFCVQRTSAYISQTDNHIAEMTVRETLDFGARCEGEGFSGNLRELSRLEKEKKIQPNPEIDAFMKASSVVGKRHHTSTDYILKVLGLDVCSETVVGNDMLRGVSGGQKKRVTTGEMVVGPRKTLFMDEISTGLDSSTTFQIVKCTKNFVHQMEATVLMALLQPAPETFDLFDDLVLLSEGHMVYSGPREEVLNFFESLGFQKPRRKGTADFLQEVTSRKDQAQYWADSSKPYEYIPVSKISEAYKDSIYGKSLESSLSVPFDKSKGHASALRKHQYGVSKWKLFEACFSREFLLIRRHKFLYIFKTCQVAFVGFVTCTIFLRTRLHPTDVMDGSLYLGCLFFGLVHMMFNGFAELPLMISRLPVFYKQRDNNFYPAWAWSLSSWILRVPYSLVEAVVWSIIVYYSVGLSPNPARFFRFMFVLFAIHQMALGLFRTLAAVARNMVISNTFGSAALLVIFLLGGFIMPKDMVKPWWVWGYWVSPLSYAQNAISVNEFTATRWNTKHPGTNTTVGYSVLEIHDMPSDKYWYWLGVGVLLLYAVLFNIIVTLALAYLKPIKNAQVVFTGDEANTELLPDNSSTGSRKRGMTLPFKPLSMSFHNVNYFVDMPKDMALEGVTERKLQLLSDVSGVFLPGVLTALMGSSGAGKTTLMDVLAGRKTGGYIEGEINISGFKKEQSTFARVAGYVEQTDIHSPQVTVMESLLFSAFLRLPSDVDEKLRRDFVEGVMKLVELDNLKDAIVGLPGSSGLSTEQRKRLTIAVELVANPSIIFMDEPTSGLDARAAAIVMRTVRNTVDTGRTVVCTIHQPSIEIFEAFDELLLMKRGGRVIYGGKVGERSNILINYFERINGISPMPSEYNPANWMLEMTTPAVEERIGQDFAVIYKNSTQFRDIEALIQQTSTPQPGDEPLRFSSKYSQTSLSQFKLCLWKQNLVYWRSPEYNAVRLIFTTLCALIVGSVFWDVGSKRNNTTNLMVVVGSLYTATLFLGVNNASTVQPVISIERTVFYRERGAGMYSAIPYAIAQGLVELPYIATQTIVYGIITYFMIHFERSAGKFFLYLVFMFLTFTYFTFYGMVAIGLTPNQQMAAVVSSAFYSLWNLLAGFLVPKPQIPGWWIWFYYVCPIAWTLKGLVGSQLGDVEETVVGPNFHGTVKGYLKDTLGIEHEFIGFSALVLFGFSLFFFLVFALSLKFLNFQKR, translated from the exons ATGGCAGCTTCAAACGGAAGCGAATACTTCGATGTAGAAAGCGGTCACAATACATTTTCATTTTCACGGCGTTCAAACGCCGACGATATTGAACAAGCGGCGTTACTTTGGGCGGCAATTGAACAATACCCTATCGATCAAAGGAATAAATTAGCGTTACTTAAACGTTCAACGACTGGATCGACTAGTCGTACGGAGAGATTAGAGACTGTTGACGTCACAAAACTTAATCGGAGAAATCGTTCACTTATCGTTAAAAAAGCTCTCGCTACATCTGATCAGGATAATTCTAAACTTCTTGCAGCTATTAAAGAACGATTTGATCG AGTTGGATTGGAGGTTCCGAAGGTTGAAGTTCGATTTGAGAAGTTGAACATTGAGGCAGATGTACTGGTTGGCTCTAGAGCATTGCCGACTTTGATTAATTACATTCGTAACGTGTTTGAG CGTCTGTTAACCACATTGAGGATTTCTCACCCTCGGAGACATCGGATAACTATTTTGAAGGACGTCAGTGGTTCTATAAAACCTGGACG GATGACATTGCTTTTGGGTCCACCTGGTTCTGGGAAATCCACCTTGCTTTTAGCTCTTGCAGGGAAGCTTGATACTAGCTTAAAG CAAAGTGGAAAAATTACATATAATGGTCATGAACTTCACGAGTTCTGCGTTCAGAGGACTTCAGCATACATAAGTCAAACAGATAACCACATTGCGGAAATGACGGTACGAGAAACTCTCGATTTTGGTGCTAGATGTGAAGGTGAAGGGTTTTCAG GAAATTTGAGAGAACTTAGCCGTCtggaaaaggaaaagaaaatacaACCGAATCCAGAAATTGATGCGTTTATGAAG GCATCATCTGTTGTTGGAAAAAGGCACCACACCTCGACCGATTACATACTGAAGGTGCTTGGTCTTGATGTATGCTCAGAGACGGTAGTTGGAAATGATATGCTTAGGGGTGTTTCGGGTGGTCAGAAAAAGAGAGTTACTACAG GTGAGATGGTGGTTGGGCCAAGGAAAACTTTATTTATGGATGAGATATCAACTGGACTAGATAGTTCAACTACATTTCAAATAGTGAAGTGCACAAAGAATTTTGTTCATCAAATGGAAGCCACAGTTTTGATGGCTCTTCTTCAACCTGCACCTGAAACATTCGATCTGTTTGATGATTTGGTGTTATTGTCTGAAGGACACATGGTATACTCAGGTCCTCGAGAAGAAGTACTAAATTTCTTTGAATCCTTAGGTTTTCAAAAGCCTCGCCGTAAAGGCACTGCAGATTTTCTTCAAGAG GTCACTTCAAGAAAAGATCAGGCTCAGTACTGGGCTGATTCTTCTAAACCATATGAATACATTCCAGTTTCAAAAATCTCTGAAGCTTACAAAGATTCCATTTATGGAAAGTCTCTCGAATCATCGCTTTCTGTTCCGTTTGATAAATCGAAAGGTCATGCATCAGCTTTAAGGAAACATCAGTATGGTGTATCAAAATGGAAGCTTTTCGAAGCTTGTTtttcaagagaatttttattaattAGAAGACATAAGTTTCTTTACATTTTCAAAACATGCCAG GTTGCTTTCGTTGGATTTGTTACATGCACAATCTTTTTAAGGACACGATTACACCCAACAGATGTAATGGATGGAAGCTTGTATCTTGGTTGCTTATTTTTCGGACTTGTTCACATGATGTTCAACGGATTTGCTGAGCTCCCTCTTATGATATCTCGGTTACCCGTATTTTATAAACAACGGGATAATAATTTCTATCCAGCATGGGCGTGGTCTCTTTCAAGTTGGATACTGCGTGTTCCATATTCGTTAGTTGAAGCTGTTGTATGGTCTATTATAGTATATTACAGCGTTGGCCTTTCCCCTAATCCAGCAAG GTTTTTTCGTTTCATGTTTGTTCTGTTCGCGATACATCAGATGGCTCTAGGACTCTTTCGTACATTGGCTGCAGTTGCCAGAAATATGGTAATTTCCAATACGTTCGGATCAGCTGCTTTGCTTGTAATATTCTTATTGGGTGGATTTATAATGCctaaag ATATGGTCAAGCCATGGTGGGTATGGGGCTATTGGGTCTCGCCTTTATCATATGCTCAGAATGCAATTTCTGTTAATGAGTTCACTGCCACAAGATGGAATACG AAGCATCCTGGTACAAATACTACGGTCGGTTACAGTGTTCTTGAGATCCATGATATGCCTTCAGATAAATATTGGTACTGGCTTGGAGTTGGCGTCTTGCTACTTTATGCCGTTCTTTTTAACATCATAGTGACACTGGCATTGGCTTATCTTAAAC CTATTAAAAATGCACAAGTGGTTTTTACAGGAGATGAAG CCAACACTGAGTTGTTACCCGACAATTCAAGCACTGGTTCTAGAAAACGTGGCATGACATTACCTTTCAAACCGTTATCTATGTCTTTTCATAACGTCAATTACTTCGTTGACATGCCAAAG GACATGGCTTTAGAAGGTGTAACAGAAAGGAAGTTGCAACTTCTATCAGACGTAAGTGGAGTGTTTCTGCCAGGTGTTCTTACTGCACTAATGGGATCAAGCGGAGCAGGGAAGACAACGTTAATGGATGTTCTTGCTGGTAGGAAAACGGGTGGATACATTGAAGGAGAAATCAATATATCAGGGTTCAAAAAGGAACAAAGTACTTTTGCCAGAGTCGCCGGTTATGTTGAACAAACTGATATTCACTCACCTCAAGTTACAGTTATGGAGTCTCTTTTGTTCTCTGCATTTCTCCGCCTACCATCAGATGTTGACGAAAAACTAAGAcgg gattttgttgAAGGAGTAATGAAATTAGTCGAGCTTGACAATCTAAAAGATGCTATAGTCGGCTTGCCTGGCAGTAGCGGGCTGTCCACTGAGCAAAGGAAACGGTTAACAATTGCAGTTGAGCTGGTTGCAAATCCTTCGATAATATTCATGGATGAACCTACCTCTGGACTTGATGCAAGGGCTGCAGCCATTGTAATGCGTACTGTTCGCAATACAGTTGATACTGGTAGAACAGTTGTTTGCACCATTCACCAACCGAGTATTGAAATATTCGAAGCATTTGATGAG CTACTTTTAATGAAAAGAGGCGGACGTGTGATTTACGGTGGAAAAGTAGGTGAGAGGTCAAATATTTTGATTAATTACTTCGAG AGAATAAATGGAATTTCACCAATGCCAAGTGAATATAATCCTGCAAATTGGATGCTTGAAATGACTACACCTGCTGTTGAAGAAAGAATCGGCCAGGACTTTGCTGTGATCTATAAAAACTCTACGCAGTTCAG AGATATCGAGGCTTTGATTCAGCAAACAAGTACCCCACAGCCTGGGGATGAACCTTTACGTTTTTCTTCGAAATACTCGCAAACTAGTCTTTCGCAATTCAAACTTTGCTTATGGAAGCAGAACCTTGTGTATTGGAGAAGTCCAGAATACAATGCTGTTAGATTGATCTTTACAACTCTGTGTGCGTTGATTGTTGGTTCTGTATTTTGGGACGTTGGATCTAAAAG AAACAATACAACCAACTTGATGGTGGTTGTAGGCTCGCTTTATACCGCAACCTTGTTTCTTGGTGTAAATAATGCGTCCACCGTGCAACCCGTTATTTCAATTGAAAGAACAGTGTTTTACCGTGAAAGAGGAGCAGGAATGTATTCTGCAATACCTTATGCTATAGCACAG GGTCTTGTCGAGCTCCCTTACATAGCCACACAGACAATTGTGTATGGTATTATTACATACTTCATGATCCACTTTGAGAGATCGGCTG GAAAGTTCTTTCTGTACCTTGTGTTCATGTTCTTAACATTCACATACTTTACCTTTTATGGAATGGTCGCTATTGGTCTTACGCCAAATCAACAAATGGCTGCTGTTGTTTCTTCTGCGTTTTACTCGTTATGGAACCTTCTTGCTGGTTTTCTTGTCCCTAAACCA CAAATACCTGGTTGGTGGATATGGTTTTACTACGTATGTCCAATCGCATGGACCTTGAAAGGTCTTGTAGGATCTCAACTTGGTGACGTGGAAGAAACAGTCGTGGGACCCAATTTTCATGGAACTGTAAAAGGCTATCTGAAGGATACACTAGGAATTGAACATGAGTTTATCGGTTTTTCAGCTTTGGTTCTCTTTGGGTTCAGCCTCTTCTTCTTTCTTGTGTTTGCGCTTTCCCTTAAATTTCTCAATTTCCAGAAAAGATGA
- the LOC139899025 gene encoding (S)-8-oxocitronellyl enol synthase CYC2-like codes for MAVEKLHKRMKKTPKDVAIIFGVTGLVGKQLLEKLLSRSKWKVYGVARRPDTVMKMKSHTKNPNYQFISCNLLDPFETQMKISHLDDVTHVFWVTWASQFPLDSVECYEQNRAMMSNALDSILQRARGLKHFSLQTGTKHYVSLNGDTSFDHLVNSVSYYDENCPRVEIGCNFYYGLEDLLTERLAGAVPWSVHRPGLIIGSSQKTLYNFMGSLCVYGSICKYLNLPFVFGGRKECWEEQFVDVSDARLVAKQQIWAATNELVQSNNGQAFNSINGNGSTWKDIWGAIGEKFGAVVPWEMLSEDFTFSGFMSDKGSVWKEIVRKEGLVDTEMEDLANWYFLDALFRCPVKMLGTREKADRLGFTERYYALDSISYWIDVMRKEKLIP; via the coding sequence ATGGCTGTTGAAAAGCTTCATAAAAGAATGAAAAAAACACCAAAAGATGTTGCTATCATATTTGGAGTAACTGGTCTTGTTGGAAAACAGCTTCTTGAGAAGCTACTTTCAAGATCGAAATGGAAAGTTTACGGTGTAGCAAGAAGGCCAGATACAGTTATGAAGATGAAATCACACACAAAAAACCCTAATTACCAATTCATTTCATGCAATCTTCTTGACCCTTTTGAAACtcaaatgaaaatttctcatttgGATGATGTGACTCATGTGTTTTGGGTCACTTGGGCTAGCCAGTTTCCGTTAGATAGCGTTGAATGTTATGAGCAAAACAGAGCCATGATGTCTAATGCTTTGGACTCAATCCTCCAAAGAGCCAGGGGTTTGAAACACTTTTCATTACAGACTGGGACAAAACATTATGTGTCTTTAAATGGAGATACTAGTTTTGATCATCTTGTTAATAGTGTTTCTTACTATGATGAAAATTGTCCAAGAGTTGAAATAGGATGTAATTTTTACTATGGTCTTGAAGATTTGTTAACCGAGAGGTTGGCCGGTGCAGTTCCATGGTCGGTTCACCGGCCTGGTTTGATCATAGGGAGTTCACAAAAAACATTGTACAACTTTATGGGAAGTTTATGCGTTTATGGGAGTATATGCAAGTATTTGAATCTTCCCTTTGTTTTTGGAGGAAGAAAAGAGTGTTGGGAAGAGCAGTTCGTTGATGTCTCGGACGCTAGGCTTGTGGCCAAACAACAGATTTGGGCAGCCACAAATGAGTTGGTTCAGTCAAATAACGGGCAAGCATTTAATTCGATAAATGGTAATGGTTCAACTTGGAAGGATATATGGGGAGCGATCGGGGAAAAGTTTGGTGCGGTAGTACCTTGGGAAATGTTATCGGAGGATTTCACATTTTCGGGGTTTATGAGCGATAAAGGGAGTGTTTGGAAAGAGATAGTAAGGAAAGAGGGTTTGGTTGATACCGAAATGGAGGATTTGGCGAATTGGTATTTCTTGGACGCTTTGTTTCGTTGCCCTGTTAAGATGTTAGGGACAAGGGAGAAAGCAGACCGGCTCGGGTTTACAGAGAGATATTATGCTCTCGATTCGATATCATATTGGATTGATGttatgaggaaagaaaaactaattCCGTAA